A region of the Lycium barbarum isolate Lr01 chromosome 1, ASM1917538v2, whole genome shotgun sequence genome:
CAGGAAAAAGGTATAATCCTCCTATTTAAGTTAAATATTATCCTAATATTCCTCGAAAGGAATTATCGGTCGAAGCTAGTGAGTATTACATTTTCCTTAGGACAACATGAATAAGCAACCAGATCACATCTCTAAGGCAAAGGCACCCTCTATCTAAGCTTCCAATACTTGCCTTCCACAACGAGGACGACAAAAGtagaaagaaagaaatatagGGTATATAAGATAAATATATTTTACGCAGAAATTGAGGTCGGAAAACAAAATAACATATTTTTTAAAATCTACTAATTCAATTCTCAATCTGAAATTAAATAGTCTAGTTAAGCACACGGCACAATAGTCTAATTAAGCAGATTATTAGAATGAATTCTTACATTTAATTACCAGTTCATCTTtagaataaaaataaataaatcacacAACAAACAGATATCCTGATTCAATTTCTTTTTATATAATTTAAAAAGTTCATTTGATTACCGAAGAAAACATTAGAAAGGGGAACGATATTGAATTATATACCACACATACTTGAGAATTAAAGACCATAGAAGGTGATGTTAGCAAAGATTGTGATCGAGTGGTATatgctttttcatttttattaaaGAAGTCTATGGTTCGAGCCTTCTAAGTGGAATCATCTTGGATAAAGAATGCTAACTTTATCTTCAAAGTAAAATTCTCCAACACAAATTTGAATTAGTACAATCTGAAAACGAGTATAAAAAGCAATAAGTTCATATTAAACAAGATTATAAGTGCACCAACAAAAAATTTCAAGCACTTCTAATCCCTCATAACAAGCCCGAGGCAAATAGAACCTTTGACGATATACAATATAAAACTTACTAGCTACTATCAATACCGTCTTTAGAACaaagaggaaaaggaaaaaaaaaaaaacctaccaTTAGCTAGTTCTCTCTTTATAACTTTTCTAAATATTTAGCCTTCCAACTATATGCAGAGGGGTGCAAACAAAGCAATTTTCTTGCAATTATTAGAGAGCCATTTAGAGTGCATGTAGCTAGCTTTTCTCCAAGGTGGAACATGAAGGCCTTTCTCTTTAAGGGACTGTTTGGCAGCTGAACAAAGCAAAGAGATAATGCCATTGAGTTTCTCCTCGGTTCCCACAAATATTGATGGAAGAGAATTTAAAAGCTCTTGGTAGTCTAGTGTAGGCCTTGCCAACTCAAACTGTGACCTAAAATCTATATCCACTATTAGTCTCACTGTTTCTGATCCATTGCTTTCTTTCATCATCACATCAATGTATTCATAATCACCTGTGAAGTGAAATGCTTCAACGTCCAAAAAGCAACAATAAAAAATCAGCAAAAAAAGAGGCATAATTAGTCATTTGGATAAGTTTCAGTTGGAATTGAAGTTAAAGTCTAAAAAAAAGATTCGAAAATTGAAATTGTATTTGTATTTGGATATAAATCTTACTTAAAGGAATAGTTATTTGAAAGTCGGACAAaacttttttgcttttttttaaagtttttttttttttaaaataatacgATTGTTATTTTTCAAGTTGGACATACTGTAGTCAATTTTTCACTCCCGAGAAAAATCTCTCACAAAGCTTCAAGTGACATGCATCCAAACTACACAACTTCAACTTTCAAACTATTTTTTTCACCTTAACTACAAACattattaacttttttttttttttcaaatatcaccTAATTCATGTCCAACCGCCTTTGTGAGCGAAAATATTATTTCACTTAAAATACACCATGAAAAAGGATTATTTGAAGTTAAACTTGAAAAACAAATACTTTGAAGCTGAAATTCTGTGTAAACATGaatctcattttttttaaaataaactttGTGAGTAAATATCTTGAAATGCTTCTCAACTAAACTTTTCAATATTTCACTAATATTAAGAACTAATAGGGGTGGGGGTAGAATAGTACCTGAAGGGCGACCAGAAGTGATCCAAGAAGTTTTACAAAGAGAAGCTTCATACTCATCCATCCTTAATCTATTCACAATCCATTGCCTTAACTTTTTAGGCTCCATATTATTAACCATATTTCTCCAATAAAACAAGATTTTCCCAAGAATCTCTGTTTCAGCATCACTAACAGTCCCAAGAATATCCTACAAATAAAAAAAGAGGATTTTAGATAAAGATGAAGAGAAGAAGTCAACATTAGATGaagtcaaaataaaaataaaaaatgagggAATATGTACCTGTAAGGAAAGATAGTTAGTAGGATTATGATCAACAAGTTCATCAACTTGAAAAGTATCACAATCCAATTCAATAAAATCTCTGACCATTTGAGACAGCTTATCTTCTTCAAGTTCAGAAATACCTTTCATTTCTTTCTCTTTGTTGTTGCTTCTCATGTTGAGTTTTTTCGTATATAAAGAGAGAGGAGGAAAAACAGATGGTGACGTGAAACTTGTTTTTGTGTTTTAGCTAAATGAGTTTTCTTTGTTTGGTTGGTGTATTTATACTTCATAGAAAGGAAATCTTAAGGATTAATTCCTACGTGGATACGATTTTTTATGTCATTCACAGAATATAAATGTCCACATCATGTACTCATCGATAGAGTGTTGGCAATGGTGGTATTAGTAGAGGAAATTAGCATAGGCCATACATGAGGTAGCCTTAGAtcatttcctctatatttcttgctTGACTTTTTAAGGGTATTGAGTCTTGACCCATAAAAAAGTTACTACTAGTCATAACTAATTTATTCCTGCTTACAATAGATAAATGGAACTAAACAAAGATGATAGCATCCCGTTTTTATATTAAAGCAATAAATGTAAGATATGTATCTTTTACATATAttagtattaattaattatatttacgtgatattttttactttaatttttaattattaaaattaaattatctAATTTGATGTAAATATCGAAACTGGAAAGCGTGCGCCTGTATTCTACATAAAAATGTTAAAAAGGGATTGAAGAAATTGTTAGAATTTTGAAATACTGTGATTTGTGTTGTATATAAATGTTTCATGAAAATAACAACATTGGTCCCTTATGTTTGGAGTAGATTTAAAGTAGCCCCTTAAATATATTACTAAGCAGTTTTGATCTTCGCCAAATACTTAGCAACTTCTGTTTGCTAGATATAATGtgaactgtaaaaaaaaaaaaaaaaaaaactcatatttAGAGGTATAGTGTGTGCAGTTTCTTTGTTTTATTCTTAGAGTGCGGTGCACGATTTTGAGGTGCAACTTCTGTTATTTTCGATGTCTACTACAATTTTTGTGTTGAAGTTTCTATGATGTAGAACTTTGTAGGGGTTCTAGTTTAATATTTTTGTTTCACAGTTCCTCTCAAATCTGAGagataaattttaataaaaatatcAGAAAGAACTCAAAAGTCCTTCGACAAATTTAAAACTATTTAAAGGACTACTAAAACCTATTTCTAAAACATAAGGGCCCaatattttgtcattttctccaaaTGTTTCCACAGTTTTTTCCTCAGTTTGTACTTTGAATACTCTCTTAGTCACTTGTTTCTACAACTAGATGATGAAAGCTCGTGTCAATACAAAAAATaatatcacatttttttttaatctatctaaaaaatatatatatattattatgtttacaaattatttaacttgaaacttctccttttatctttaatgaaataatttaaatTCATATAAATATCTATaatttgttttagatcacaagttttaaagattttttcaagttttaaagattttttttttttaaacttcgtgcctagtcaaattatgtcacataaattaagacagagagagtaccttttagtaatataattatgaaatttttattatagaaaaatattataattcaattaattgaaaatatcaataaattattttaattagtctGCTTCTCCCATATATGATTTTCCTGATTTGGTTCtttaattgaaagagttgaaatacaccttctcctacaGAGTTTCATGTCATCATCACTTTCTACTCAATAACactgaaaagcgctttcatgtgttagcatccGTTGtcgtcttaaatttttaagtatatatgtatacgtaccgtttatatttcgtctcttgatgttattcctcattatttgtgtgagacgtatgtgtctaaaattagtgcatttttatccATACCCAaaagtataagttttaaatcttttggttttatgacttctttaacggtttttgtgttcaatttaaatcgttatttcttttttcctgaatttctcttctttaaattttctttaAGCggacctttaccattttctgaacttattatcattatttaaatgtccttttttaatttttttatatttattgtacttgtctcctacttcttcacgtggaccccaccttattttttttttgcaattatctcctacttcttcacgcgGACctcaccttattttttatttttttgcaattaTCTTCTACTtattcacgtggaccccaccttaatattttttctttttttaactaTTAGCCATTATTGAAGAGTGGGTTGACGACcaaacccactcttctataatggTAGAAAAAGAGGTAGTTGTAGAAACATGAGTTTTTCATGTGAACTAGACGGCATAttcccgtgctgcgcacgggcccaacactttgaattatagtgtatttatgcgtatgtagttgtgtttgggtagtgatactatatatattctatattgctaataaatatacataaatttgcactgtttttatgcacatatatatatatatatatatatatatatatatatatatatatatatatatatataacattgtagtttgtgctccatattgaaatttttattataatagtgtttgctacggctacaaagttggcaaaaatttattaatactttttaaaagagaagacttgtttaaaaggaaactattttcctctctttgatataaaacaatagcaatatttaagcatcagttgatactttgaattttaattcgattaatttaaaggtgtaaaatattataTTGTTAATACTTAATATATGTAGATTGGatctaaacaatacttattattttttatcaacttttgatttggataattttaattgaaattattaaattaattttacatgtttaaaacgacacaaagtagaaatttgattttctatttaaacgaagaactactattttttaatttttggtaaatattcttagtttggctcattttacttgtcatgttgtcttttgcacgtttttttaaggaaacgtcaattagaattagaatttgactaatttaccttattaattattcgatctccatttaatattattttttcttttaccaaattaatctcttttcacatttattagagtaaggaaaaaaatgaaaaagtaattagattctatcttattttaaaatataaatatttaaagtatatttattttagtaaacataacaaataaatgacattgcggaatagcaaatacaacatttaaatatctagattagatctcagactaatataggaaaagaaaaaaaattgtacgGTCCACTTTTTAacatgggatccacttttttttttaatattgcttgatttctgtaatatggggtccactttttttttacatgagtttggagacggtggggtccacttttttccaaccctattttttttaacattgctggtgtttttagtatggggcccatcttatttttttattgtttgattttttaatatggggtgcactttttttttacgtTGCTTATGTTTTTAATATGGCGTCCactttttaatatgggatccacacTTTTTTtcttatattgcttgatttttgtaatatggggtccactttttttttacatgagtttggagacGGTGGGGTCCACTTTCTTTCCcaccttattttattttatttttttaatattgcatggtgtttttagtatggggcccacctaatttttttttgggatccacacatttttttatattgcttgatttttgtaatatggggttcactttttttttatatgagTTTGGAGACGATGGGGTCCACTTTCTTTCCCACCTTATTTTCTgaacttatcattattatttaaatatcctatttttttcaaaaaaatgggcccacctttttttttttttgcaattgtctcctaaatCTTCACGTGGgctccaccttaattttttttattttttatttctactattatagaagggtggacccttaatttttttttcaattacaGAAGAGTGGGCCcttaattgttttttttaaatgctCTCCTATATAGAAACATGAGTGGGTCCCTGGGGTGGACGACGAATTTTactattttctgaacttattatcattatttaaatgtccttttttttgttgcaattttttcctacttcttcacgtgaatcccacttttttttttttttacaattgtcTCCTATATCTTCACGTGAGCCCACCCTTCTTTTTATGCAATTGCCTCCTAATTCTTCACGtagaccccaccttaattttttttttaatttctactaTCATAAAAGAGTGGGCCTCAccttaatttttctttttattttctactattatagaagagtagGCCCCACCGtaatttttattctattttataatttACTATTATCcaagaccgtttatatttcgtcttcttgatgttattcctcattatttgtgtgagatgtatgtgtctaaacttaaGTTTTaaatgttttggttttatgacttctttagcgattTTTGTGTTCAAtattgtctcctaattcttcacgtgaGCTCCatcttaaatttttttattttttatttctattattataGAGGGGTGgacccttaatttttttttaattatagaagagtggttccttgatttttttttttttaattctactCGACTATATAGAAACATGAGTGGGTCCCTGGGGTGGACGACGATCCACCCatgtttctatatagtagaaatttGGAAACTTATATGTCAATTTGGACAGTTTTTCGAAAATATCTCTTTGGAGAAGTTTCGTGAAAATATATGTGGAGAAGTTATTCTAGCTAGCGTTTTTTTggatagttttcttttaaaaaaatgtatttttgtTCCTAAAAAGAACACAAAAAAAGGCTGTGTTTAAAGCTAAAGGTTTCTCCAAAGAAACAGAAAACTCTTTAAGACCTCCAAGCCAGTACTATGTACATGTAATCTATCTTAATactgtaaaaataaatattttaatctGGTCGACTCTATGCTGTCATTGTAAATTAATCTCATCTTTATACTCTAATTGCTTAATGTGAATGCACAATATTTATACGCTATTagtgtaaataattttttatacgATCACGTCATTCAAATAATATCTCAAAGTAAAATGTGAGATTTTTTTTATAATGTTAAAATTTGAAAATAAGGCAGGTTATGATGCATGTATCTTAATTCTTAATGAGTGCTTTGACTGTAATAATATTACGTGAGGGAGCATTATAAAGTTGCAGTTGGTGTGGGCTGCACTATACAATTAGTGAGggaagtaattgcacggtttgctcTTCAAATggcgtggtctttaatttttgtccttcaaatgccTGTCTTTAGGTTTAGCCCTTCAAAATCGACATTATATCGAACAATTTCCACGATTgcgggtctttaattttttccttcgCCTAAAAAATTGGCCAAAAATATCATGAAGTTCTGAATTGGAACTCCAGCTCAGTCAAACAAAAAATAAATCGCAAGACAAAGGTTATGCCTTATAAGCAGAACTTATTTATGCCTTTAGGATATTATCATGCGTAAATTATGCCCCTCTAGGCATAAATTTGATTTTGAATGAAAAAttagcacaaaatagggacaaaatgCAAATGGCACTTAGTGAGGGCGAAAATCCAAGCCCACTCCATCTTTTGAATGGGCCAATATTATGTTGGACAACTTATAGGATTAACTACCTTTTAAGAGTTGTTAACAATTAATAGCCACCTTTTATTAATTTACAATTTGTAGGTAGTTTATGACAAACTCgttgtatttgagtgtatttgaatacactaTTCAGTTGTATCTAACCTTATCTGATATCACGTGTATTTGATTGTATTTGAATGCATGCAACCTTAATTTCTCTATGTATTCAAAATAATTATATTCCAGTGCATTTAAATACACGACGGAGCTATGTATTTTattgtatttatatattgatatagtttttatgtatctgaatgtatttcaaca
Encoded here:
- the LOC132612867 gene encoding uncharacterized protein LOC132612867 isoform X1 — encoded protein: MRSNNKEKEMKGISELEEDKLSQMVRDFIELDCDTFQVDELVDHNPTNYLSLQDILGTVSDAETEILGKILFYWRNMVNNMEPKKLRQWIVNRLRMDEYEASLCKTSWITSGRPSAFHFTGDYEYIDVMMKESNGSETVRLIVDIDFRSQFELARPTLDYQELLNSLPSIFVGTEEKLNGIISLLCSAAKQSLKEKGLHVPPWRKASYMHSKWLSNNCKKIALFAPLCI
- the LOC132612867 gene encoding uncharacterized protein LOC132612867 isoform X2, producing the protein MRSNNKEKEMKGISELEEDKLSQMVRDFIELDCDTFQVDELVDHNPTNYLSLQDILGTVSDAETEILGKILFYWRNMVNNMEPKKLRQWIVNRLRMDEYEASLCKTSWITSGRPSGDYEYIDVMMKESNGSETVRLIVDIDFRSQFELARPTLDYQELLNSLPSIFVGTEEKLNGIISLLCSAAKQSLKEKGLHVPPWRKASYMHSKWLSNNCKKIALFAPLCI